The stretch of DNA CTTAACGCGAAGGTTCGTATGTTACGTGAGGAGTTGCAGCTTCTCCAGGAACAAGGCTCATATGTCGGTGAAGTTGTCAAGCCAATGGATAAGAAGAAAGTTCTAGTGAAGGTACACCCAGAAGGCAAGTTTGTAGTGGATTTAGATAAAAACGTTGATATTAACGATGTTACTGCTAATTGTCGTGTAGCACTGCGCAATGAGAGCTACACTTTGCATAAAATTCTGCCAAATAAAGTAGATCCATTGGTATCACTCATGATGGTGGAAAAGGTTCCTGACTCCACATACGAAATGGTTGGTGGATTAGACAAACAGATTAAAGAAATCAAGGAAGTGATTGAGTTGCCTGTGAAACATCCAGAGCTGTTTGATGCTCTTGGTATTGCACAGCCAAAGGGTGTACTTTTATATGGGCCACCTGGCACAGGTAAGACATTACTTGCTAGGGCTGTAGCTCATCATACTGAATGTACATTCATTCGTGTGTCTGGCTCAGAGTTAGTCCAAAAGTTCATAGGTGAAGGAAGTCGCATGGTAAGAGAATTGTTTGTTATGGCCCGTGAACATGCACCATCCATTATATTCATGGATGAAATAGATTCTATTGGATCTTCAAGAATTGAGTCTGGTAGTGGTGGTGATTCTGAAGTACAGAGAACTATGTTGGAGTTGCTAAATCAACTGGATGGTTTTGAAGCAaccaaaaatattaaagttatcaTGGCCACCAACCGAATTGACATTTTGGACCCAGCATTGTTGAGACCTGGTCGTATTGACAGGAAGATTGAGTTCCCACCACCAAATGAAGAAGCGCGTTTGGATATCTTGAAGATTCACTCTCGTAAAATGAATTTAACAAGAGGTATCAACTTGCGGAAGATTGCAGAGTTGATGCCAGGAGCATCGGGTGCTGAAGTTAAGGGTGTCTGTACTGAGGCTGGTATGTATGCCCTCAGAGAACGCAGAGTTCATGTAACTCAAGAAGATTTTGAAATGGCAGTAGCTAAGGTGATGCAGAAAGATTCAGAGAAGAACATGTCTATTAAAAAGTTGTGGAAGTAATGTCTCTATTTCTTTTTTACGAATCTTTTATTCTATGTAATAGCCcttcataaatataattattttgattttattagtgttttatttttacaaatgttagTGTCTGTTTTTGATTTTTAAGGTTGCATATAAAAAGTAACCAGTCATAATGGTAGGTTAGCattctgtaaaaaaaatttttattgaagaggaggacaaacaagtgttTAGATTGAACTATAataagtgatcatttttcaaggcTTTTTAGGAAGGTGTGCTTTGtcatcatcctggaaacaccacacaagcaGATTATTCCACAATCTGGTTGTATGTATAAGAAAGTCCATTGAAAATGCTCTAATGAGGAATGACACAGTCCACCAATCCATGTTTGTGGAGTTTCCTGCTGATATGGTTACCcataaaaactgaaattttaaCAGTGTGTACGTATTACTGCGGCTTCTACAACAACAAATACTTAAAACCAAGATGACAGATTCCATAGTCGCCACTATGCAAAAACATAATTCTATTGcgatataatttataatgtacTATGTTAGAATAACTTGAAAACTAGACTTTCCATAATATGCCTTTGTAGGATGCTGGAATTCTTTGGACATATTGCTTGTAATGAGGGTTATAACCTGGAACAGCTGATTGATGAACAGTCCCACaagatggtcggaccaaatacaATGTGCTCTAAACATCAACTTCCATGATGCCCTTCATAAGGCTAAGGATtgcagcagatggaggggaatcgtacgggagaaactgatgcagcgggggagtcacgaccctcagaaatgaggaaaacgacgcgaggagggGGAGAATAACTTTTCTTTTGTGTTACTCGTTTCGTTTTCCGTCACATGGGTATGATAATGTGATTTCTTTATAATTTGAGTTTTTGTTAAGTAAAAGTTTCTGGTGGTGTAATTTATGTTTCACTGTAAGAGTTTCAGTGTAAAAAACTCTGATTCCCGCTTATGTTTAACttgtgataataatttaatacttttataagcCTAATATAATAGTCTCGGAATACAGAACAAACTAGAAACCCTCAATAGTTAGGGGTGTAAATCACGCCGAAGTAGTTAAATTATCAATGGCGTTCCGCGTATTTCTAACTAGTTGCAGttgtcagttttcaaataatttcaCCGTTGTTTCGTACTCActtgcaaaaataaataaatattaaaataattaatttgcatTGGTAATGTATCTGGCGCTGGTAGTACTGAGGGGGTAGTGAGGTGCGGGCAGGGAGTTATTTTGGACACAATGCGCTGCGTGTAAAAAAACTGTCTTATAATGGACCAAATAAAACATGGTTAAGTTATAGTATGTATATTGTGATACATGAGGTTCTTGTAAACGAACTGTTATTAACAGGCCCGAGCCGAAGTCGATGGTTATTAATATCATGAGTGTCTATAGAATACAAGAGGACCAAGGCAAGGCAAACATGGTTCTCTTCCAAACGTGCGACCTTGTATAATATGACAGTTGACAAGGTAAAACCATAGGAAGAGGCAACGGCTCAGTTCCGTTTTGATGCTGTGAAAACATCTGGCGTCGTCAGTATACTCTCATAGAGTGCTACTACGATAAAACTTTGTTAtaaatcacacacacacatatatatatagacgaTGGTGTCGCCGTGTACGTCAAAAAGCTTCCAAAGTGATCCATACAACAGAAATGACGATCATGGCGAACAAACCGAGATTTTCGTGGCGAAAAACCGTATGGACATGAGCTGGAGCCTTTTGAAATGATCTAACACCATTTTGGTAGagttttttaaagaattgatCAAATAGAGCATAATTTTGAATACTGAAGTGAAACTATTCATTAATAACCCGAAATGTTTCTTTTTAGAcaagtattttcatttattcgaTTATATTCTGATCAAAATCTCAATTAAATACATATACCAACCACTTAAACCTTAATGTCTTGTTGTATACGTAGTACAGTATACTCAATACCATTATTTTATGAGAACCCTGACCCtggaattttttaatgaaaacttatttaggttgtctgagCATTTTGTGTGGTATATGATGAGACTGAGCTGTTACACGCTCAGCTACGTAACGTTTGTTCGCGCACATCGGCTAAGATGtacacaaaacttttattttttctccTCAAAAGTCAAAGAGCAAATTAAGGCTTGATCAGATTTTTGAATGTCTGTATAATGCTCGCTAAAGTTCTTGTTCGCTCTGAAGTTGCCACGCGCACTTGTTTACACAGATACATTCCGTATTCGCCCCTCCGAGAAGGGTCTAGGTTTGCAGTAACCAAAAAAAGGCTTTTTGGCAGCCTTGCGAAACTCTATAAGAAAATAGCGATTGTCTGAAACGTGCGggaaaatgattgcgaaactgaagtggcagtgggcagggcacttaGTTCGACGgccagatggccgttggggcggtAAAGTACTCGAATGCCGAGTCCACGTACATACGTTCAGGTACGCCTGAAcacgcagtattggtaggcccgaTGTAGGCTCGAgaatggaccaacgatctggatgatgattttattttattttttttatttggaaaactgacagtgttacaataacttaattactatacTAATGTGAACATTTTACACTATTCAAAAGTTTTCGCATGATGATGGTGATAATCCtaaaaattgtcaccttttttctcttaataatgatttttattattataacactagaaataagggattgcttataactaattctagtaggcttcacttcatttctataataaagtcccagccactgttcaggcattatctataaataaatttaaatgttttataaaaaatggctctgtcgttaatcctattactccactgctgaatatctaaatgatcggacagcctgggactagattgcgattattttatagcgatagaaatgactgtacaatattgtatatttttattgaaaagagcgcaaaaaaagaatgctgggagagtttattgcgccgcttcttctctctcagagcgccatttgtttccgaagctgtagtagtatctagaagttattagaaatgacatcaaaaagaattctaaaggaataaattttgagaaaataaatgcctgttaATCTCCTGGCGGTATCGTATCAGTCAATAGAACACAGTAACAAGTATTAAAAACATATTCACTAATGTAAGGTAATTTACTAGTTTACATAAAATTGCTAGAAACATCGTTCTAAATGatattgcgccgcttcttctctctcagtgcgccatttgtttccga from Leptidea sinapis chromosome 19, ilLepSina1.1, whole genome shotgun sequence encodes:
- the LOC126969926 gene encoding 26S proteasome regulatory subunit 8, producing MTLTKMEVDSVKGEGFRPYYTTKIEELQLIVAEKSQNLRRLQAQRNELNAKVRMLREELQLLQEQGSYVGEVVKPMDKKKVLVKVHPEGKFVVDLDKNVDINDVTANCRVALRNESYTLHKILPNKVDPLVSLMMVEKVPDSTYEMVGGLDKQIKEIKEVIELPVKHPELFDALGIAQPKGVLLYGPPGTGKTLLARAVAHHTECTFIRVSGSELVQKFIGEGSRMVRELFVMAREHAPSIIFMDEIDSIGSSRIESGSGGDSEVQRTMLELLNQLDGFEATKNIKVIMATNRIDILDPALLRPGRIDRKIEFPPPNEEARLDILKIHSRKMNLTRGINLRKIAELMPGASGAEVKGVCTEAGMYALRERRVHVTQEDFEMAVAKVMQKDSEKNMSIKKLWK